A genomic stretch from Deinococcus radiotolerans includes:
- a CDS encoding Mov34/MPN/PAD-1 family protein, with protein MPGVPLHLPAALHAALWQHARTHSHQEVVGALGGVQRGETWCVHTLYPLPNIAPDPAREYLADPTYLLRALKAMRAEALDLVGLYHSHPRGPDRPSRTDTRLAAYDVPYLIADLSGGTLRAYLLPEVHEVALHVTDGPE; from the coding sequence ATGCCCGGCGTGCCCCTGCACCTCCCCGCCGCGCTGCACGCGGCCCTCTGGCAGCACGCCCGCACCCACTCTCACCAGGAGGTCGTGGGCGCCCTGGGCGGCGTGCAGCGCGGCGAAACCTGGTGCGTGCACACCCTGTACCCCCTGCCGAACATCGCGCCCGACCCAGCCCGCGAGTACCTCGCTGACCCCACGTACCTGCTGCGCGCCTTGAAGGCCATGCGCGCCGAGGCCCTGGACCTCGTGGGCCTGTACCACAGCCACCCGCGCGGCCCGGACCGGCCCAGCCGTACCGACACCCGGCTGGCCGCGTACGACGTGCCGTACCTGATCGCTGACCTGAGCGGCGGCACGCTGCGCGCCTACCTGCTCCCCGAAGTGCACGAGGTTGCGCTGCACGTCACGGACGGACCGGAGTGA
- a CDS encoding nucleoside hydrolase, translating to MLPRVTRLPLPVILDGDPGLDDAVAWLLALGSPEDLRVLGVTTVHGNVSLDRTTRNAGVTLALAGAAADGVGVYVGADCPLVRPALTAAAVHGESGLPADGLPDPTRAPEAEHAVDFIIRTVRAMPGEVTLIPTGPLTNVALALRLAPDIAPLIREVVWMGGSTAQGNRTPAAEFNALADPHAAHVVFTSGVPLRMVGLNVTMQAVAGPDRIAALRALGTRAGAACAELLTFYADVYRRRYGLDGGALHDPLAVAAAIRPDLLDWQAMPVSVETTEGLNVGRTVCDLYGVTGQAPNAQVAVGVRDAEFFDLLLERVGRLP from the coding sequence ATGCTGCCGCGCGTGACTAGACTCCCGCTGCCCGTGATTCTCGATGGTGACCCTGGTCTGGACGACGCCGTGGCGTGGCTGCTCGCGCTGGGCAGCCCGGAGGACCTGCGGGTGCTGGGCGTGACGACCGTGCACGGAAACGTCTCGCTGGACCGCACGACCCGCAACGCCGGGGTGACGCTGGCCCTGGCGGGCGCGGCGGCGGACGGGGTGGGTGTGTACGTGGGCGCGGACTGCCCGCTCGTGCGCCCGGCGCTGACCGCGGCGGCCGTGCACGGTGAGTCGGGCCTGCCCGCCGACGGTCTGCCCGACCCCACCCGCGCGCCGGAGGCCGAGCACGCCGTCGACTTCATTATCCGCACGGTGCGCGCCATGCCGGGCGAGGTGACCCTGATCCCCACCGGCCCGCTGACGAACGTGGCGCTGGCGCTGCGGCTGGCGCCGGACATTGCGCCGCTAATCCGGGAGGTCGTGTGGATGGGCGGTAGCACCGCGCAGGGCAACCGCACGCCCGCCGCCGAGTTCAACGCGCTGGCCGACCCGCACGCCGCGCACGTGGTGTTCACCAGCGGGGTGCCGCTGCGCATGGTGGGCCTGAACGTGACCATGCAGGCGGTCGCGGGGCCGGACCGCATCGCGGCGCTGCGCGCCCTGGGGACCCGCGCGGGGGCCGCCTGCGCCGAGCTGCTCACCTTCTACGCGGACGTGTACCGCCGCCGCTACGGCCTGGACGGTGGGGCGCTGCACGACCCGCTGGCGGTGGCCGCCGCGATCCGCCCGGACCTGCTGGACTGGCAGGCCATGCCCGTCAGCGTGGAGACCACCGAGGGGCTGAACGTGGGCCGCACCGTCTGCGACCTGTACGGCGTGACCGGGCAGGCCCCGAATGCGCAGGTGGCGGTGGGCGTCCGGGACGCCGAGTTCTTCGACCTGCTGCTGGAGCGGGTGGGTCGCCTGCCCTGA
- a CDS encoding AAA family ATPase — MSAIHALHGFIGSGKTTLARTLERDLGALRFTPDEWMTTLYGTDPPAAEYPALLARVRTLMLAQWTRAVTLGVPVILDEGLWTRASRDELRAQAAALGVPLTLHVLPFDPVTARERIAARNREAGAHFVAPATFELFLPRFEPLTPDEEPLQHVIRS, encoded by the coding sequence GTGAGTGCCATTCACGCCCTGCACGGCTTCATCGGCAGCGGCAAGACCACGCTGGCGCGCACGTTGGAACGCGACCTGGGCGCGTTGCGCTTCACGCCGGACGAGTGGATGACCACCCTGTACGGCACCGACCCGCCCGCCGCCGAGTACCCGGCCCTGCTGGCACGCGTGCGGACCCTCATGCTCGCGCAGTGGACGCGGGCCGTCACGCTGGGCGTCCCGGTCATCCTCGACGAGGGCCTGTGGACCCGCGCCAGCCGCGACGAGCTACGCGCGCAGGCCGCCGCGCTCGGCGTGCCCCTCACCCTGCACGTCCTGCCCTTCGACCCGGTCACCGCGCGGGAACGGATCGCCGCCCGCAACAGAGAGGCGGGCGCACATTTCGTCGCGCCCGCCACCTTCGAGCTGTTCCTGCCGCGCTTCGAACCCCTGACGCCCGACGAGGAACCCCTCCAGCACGTCATCCGGTCCTGA